One window of the Acinetobacter equi genome contains the following:
- a CDS encoding IrmA family protein — protein sequence MKKLLSGMLVSLFSSLAIATPITLQHASTTYANAGICSAAIDITIHDFLEAKDKLYLDLIVTNNTGVVQGSSKDVITSNDVDNLQGKAFGRVFIESENMCAADQTWTVKVKRAVLVLNGKQQDLLKTNEVYVDDFQPMRFKVN from the coding sequence ATGAAAAAACTACTTTCAGGAATGCTTGTTTCCCTATTTAGCTCTCTTGCTATAGCAACACCTATTACCCTACAACACGCTAGTACTACCTATGCAAATGCAGGTATTTGCTCAGCAGCGATCGATATAACTATTCATGATTTCCTTGAGGCAAAAGACAAGCTATATCTTGATTTGATTGTTACAAATAACACCGGAGTAGTACAAGGTTCTTCTAAGGATGTAATAACTTCTAACGATGTAGATAACTTACAAGGTAAAGCTTTTGGTAGGGTTTTTATTGAATCTGAAAATATGTGTGCTGCCGATCAAACATGGACTGTAAAAGTTAAACGCGCCGTATTGGTTTTGAATGGAAAACAACAAGATTTATTGAAGACAAATGAAGTGTATGTTGATGATTTTCAACCGATGAGGTTTAAAGTGAATTAA
- a CDS encoding nucleoid-associated protein produces MSIQHIIVHEIRRIKEDKKSTENLIINIKDKENDLSSLSTELKVQLLKLFSSTGLMVGQFSIGNDTDKQPVFEQVLDKFYNEDSCLDFVEMTRELATFFQNFLDVNKSISGGFLVIFEFKGDEHTKLAIAVINKSNATDINPDLDFIAREILDLDKLHLGATINITGWRDEFAERYIRFKNGQSEHVTDYFQKFIGCEIDTEAAVEETKKLREAIEKFASEQLMLPQEEVDQHLSKAYGYINECIRKGDDVILENISKSIFPEVSDVFFEFASVGHNLSGIIKINTTELKGFMKLSSKRKGLSITFSRELLHNQINFEDDILKIDSSLLSDNLVAELKAASAKND; encoded by the coding sequence ATGTCGATCCAACACATCATTGTCCATGAAATAAGACGGATTAAAGAAGATAAAAAGAGTACAGAAAATTTAATCATCAACATTAAAGATAAAGAAAATGACTTAAGCTCATTAAGCACTGAGTTAAAAGTGCAATTATTAAAACTTTTTTCTAGTACTGGTTTAATGGTTGGACAGTTTTCTATTGGAAATGATACAGATAAGCAACCTGTATTTGAGCAAGTATTAGATAAATTTTACAATGAAGATAGCTGCTTAGATTTTGTTGAAATGACACGAGAATTAGCAACCTTCTTTCAAAATTTTCTTGATGTAAATAAGAGTATTTCAGGTGGTTTCCTTGTTATTTTTGAGTTTAAAGGAGATGAACATACTAAATTAGCTATTGCTGTCATTAATAAATCTAATGCAACAGATATTAATCCTGATCTTGATTTTATTGCTAGAGAGATTTTGGATTTAGACAAATTGCATTTAGGCGCAACAATTAATATTACAGGATGGCGTGATGAATTTGCTGAGAGATACATTCGTTTCAAAAATGGCCAGTCAGAACATGTTACTGATTACTTCCAAAAATTTATTGGTTGTGAGATAGATACGGAAGCTGCAGTTGAAGAAACAAAAAAACTAAGGGAAGCAATTGAAAAATTTGCTAGTGAGCAGCTAATGCTTCCTCAAGAAGAGGTAGATCAGCATTTATCAAAAGCTTATGGGTATATTAATGAGTGTATAAGAAAAGGTGATGATGTCATTTTAGAAAATATATCTAAAAGCATTTTCCCTGAAGTTAGTGATGTGTTTTTTGAGTTTGCCAGTGTAGGGCATAACTTATCAGGCATCATTAAAATCAACACTACAGAATTAAAAGGTTTCATGAAGCTAAGTAGTAAGCGAAAAGGCCTTTCAATTACCTTTTCAAGAGAGCTTCTACACAATCAAATTAATTTTGAAGATGATATACTTAAAATAGATAGCTCTCTATTATCGGATAATTTAGTTGCAGAGCTTAAGGCTGCATCAGCTAAAAATGATTAA